Within Coffea arabica cultivar ET-39 chromosome 4e, Coffea Arabica ET-39 HiFi, whole genome shotgun sequence, the genomic segment gcTACCATTGCAAGAAGGAAAAGCATTACAAATATGAATGCAAACTTCTCAAAAAGAAGAAGGTAGAGGACCCTGATTTTTCAAACAATGAAGTCAAGAGCCTTGTGACTATGATTTCTGAACTCAACATAGTTAAGGAAGATTTTTCTTGGTGGATTGATTTTGGTGCTACCTGTAATGTATGCAAGAACAAGGAtttcttcaagtttttgaaAGAAGTAGATGATGAACAATCTGTAGTATACATGGGTAATGCCACGACTACTCCAATTAAAGGGGTTGGGGAAGTAGATTTAAAATTTACATCCAGACATGTTGTAACTTTTACAAATGTACCGGAAGTAAGAAAGAATCTAGTTTTGGGTAGTTTGATGAATAAGTTTGGATTTAAACTTGTGTTAAGGCTGATAAGTTTGTACTCTCCAAAGGTGGTATGTTTGTTGGGAAAGGCCATCTATGTAATGGCATGTTCAAACTAAATGTCATGCCTATTAATAAGATGAATAAGAATATTTCTTTCACTTATGTGCTTGAGTCTACTACTACTTTATGGCATAATAGGCTTGGACATGTTAATTATAGGAGGATGCATGATATGatcaaacttgattttttgcCTAATTGTGTCCAAAAGGAGAATGGTAAATGTAGAACCTGCTTGTTAACAAAAATAACTAGAAAGCCATTTCCAAAgattgaaaggaaaacaaacaaaTTAGATCTTGTTCACGGTAATCTTTGTGATTTGCATGGTACCATATCTTTAAGGGGAAACAAGTATTTTGccacttttattgatgattgcactggatttttttttttttttttttgtatatttgtgaCACTCAAAAGATGAAGTCATACATATGTTTAAGATATACAAAGCAGAAGTAGAACTTTTCTGTGGcaattttattaaatatttaaGAACCGACTGTGGTGGTGAGTACTATCAAAAGGAATTTTTTGAGTCCAGTGGTATTAAGCATGAAGTCACCGCTCTAAACACACCTCAACAAAACAGTGTggctgaaaggaaaaatagagtACTTATGAAAATTGTGAATGCAATGTTATCAAATTCTGGTTTAAGTCAAGGTTTTTGGGGAGAAGCTGTACTTACAACTTGTTACATATTAAATAGAGTTCCAAACAAAAGGAACTCTTTTAGTCCTTATGAACTTTGGTACAAACAAAGCCTAATCTCAAATATTTGAGAGTTTGGGGCTGTAGAGCCATTGCCAAAGTTCCTAAatctaagaaaaggaaattagATGAAAGAGGTATTGAGTGCATTTTCTTAGGATATGCACAAAATAGCAAGGCCCATAGCTTCATCGTAATAGAGCCTAATGATTCAATATCAATTAACACGATTATTGAATCAAAAGATGCTATTTTTTATGAGAAAAGATTCACCTCTATATCTAGAGAAATTGACGATGCACTAAGCTAGAATGAATCACCTAAAGATAGCTTAAATGATGAAAATAAAATCATTGAACCAAGAAGGAGCAAAACTGCTAAAAAGGCAAAGCCTTTTGGCTCAGATTTTGTTACTTACCTTGTTGAAGGGACAAGGTATGAAAAAAGTAATATTATTCCTTATTGCTTGAATACCGAAACTGATTCTAAAACATTTGATCAAGTAATGAAGTCACATGACGCTTCATTCTGGAAAGAGGCTATAAGTGATGAGATGGACTCAATTATGGCCAACAAAACTTAGGAGTTAGTGGATTTACCACCAGGTTCCAAGCCAATTGATTGCAAATGGATCttcaaaaagaaattgaaagtgGATGGAACCATAGACAAGTTTAAGGCCAAATTAGTTGCCAAGGCATTTACTCAAAAACATGGCATTGATTATTTTGATACATACTCACCTATAGCGAGAATAACTACCATAAGGGTGCCACTTGCGATAGTTGCAATCTAAAAATGGGTAATTCACCAAATGTTTGTCAAGACAACATTTCTTAATGGTGAATTGGATGAAAAAGTGTACATGAAATAACCCGAAGGTTATGTAGTATCTGGACAAGAGCACAAAGTGTGTAGACTTGTAAAGTCcttgtatggattaaaacaaacTCCAAAACAATAGCACCAAAATTTTGACCAAGTAATGCTTGCTAGTGGGTTCAAGATTAACGAGTCAAACAAATGTATATATAGCAAGCATACGAGTGGTAAATGTGTCATTATTTgcttatatgtggatgatatatTAATCTTTGGTACTGACTTAGAACAAATCAATGAGACCAAAAAGTTGCTATCATGTAAGTTTGAAATTAAGGATATTGGAGAGGCCGATGTTATCCTAGGAATAAGAATTAAGAGAGAGCAAGGACAAATTTTGCTTTCACAATCTCATTACATTGAGAAGATTTTTAGTTGTTTCAATCATCAAGATTGTAAACCTACCTTAACTCCCATTGATTTGAAAATTGACTTTGTTAAACATGATGGTGATCCTGTGTCTCAATTGGATTACGCCAAAGTGATTGGATGTTTGATGTATGCAATGACATGTACAAGGCTAGATATAGCTTTTGCTATAGGCGTGTTAAGTAGATACACAAGCAATCCAAGCAAACAGCATTGGTTATTTGTAACTGGAGTCTTGAGGTATCTAAAATATACCAAAGACTGACATTTGCTATAGTGGCTATCCTTCAGTTTTCGAAGGTTATTTGGATGCTAGATGGATAACAAATAAAGATGACTATTCTTCTACTAGTGGTTGTGCCTTTATATTAGGTGGAGGAGCAATTTCTTGGACATCCAAGAAGCAAACATAAATAACCGACTCCACCATGGCAGCTGAATTTACAGCCTTAGCTTCAGCTAGCAAAGAAGCTCATTGGTTATGAAATTTGCTACATGAGATACCAATATGGTCAAAGCCAATTTCACCAATCTCCATACATTGTGATAGTGATGCTACGCTTGCTAAAGCTTATAGCCAAATGTACAATGGCAAATCTAGACATGTTAGATTAAGCCATAGTCTAGTAAGAGATTTGATCACGAATGGTGTGATAACCATAGATTTTGTAAGATCAAAAGAGAACCTAACTAATCCTTTAACCAAAGGATTAACAAAGGAAGTGGTAGTTAAAACAGCTCAAGGGATGGGGTTGAGGTCCAATCCATGAATCACTAACAATGGAACCTCGATTCAACACTAGTTATGACAATTAGCCTTGAATTCAATGAGTACAAGTACATTGATAAAGTGGTTTGAACACTACAAAACATCCCAGAAGGTGTAGTGTGGTTTTTTCTGTTTGAAATTGGAAGGTTGAACTTAGAGTTCTTAACAAGTCTTGTAAAATGCTACAAATGGCAGGGGCATTAAGAGCCTGCCTCTATGAATGTTGGAGCATCCacaaaattttggacttaactttgaacacgttcatgAAAGGATAGGGATACAAGACCTAATGTATCACATGTATAAACAAATTGAAGAGAAGTGAATCTATGTGAGTTAATTTATGTGGCTTGTTGCATATACTCTTAGTTCAAAACTTGTCTACCAAGTAGTATTAACAAGTTATAATCAATTAACACTAAGATAATGGTTCAATCGAAAGATACCATTATTTATGCATAGATTATCAGAATTTTTCAGTGATCcataaagaaattttcaatatGTTGAAAATGGTGGCAGATTGTTGgaatattttcaaatattgaaAATCTGGTCAGAATTCTAGAGGTAGTTTTCAACAGTCATttaaagagatacaactccaaaCATGTTTCTAACAGTTAATAATTGTTTATGGGACATAAATTTTGATTTATGTGGATCATTTGTGGTCTTTTGACTATAGACAAAAAAGGCCTACaaactctaaaaaaaaaatttgttcttCTCTTCTTTGTTCTTTGGGGGTTATAACAATTTAGTGCAGAGTTTTGCAACCAAACTTCATCTTATCTTAGAGGATATTCGTCCTTGATTTTTTGCACAATATAGTGGACAAACAAAGGCTTAAGGAAAGTGATTTGCAATCAcaatttgaagtttttttttctttgttagtTATACAACCATTTCATTGTATTTTCTTTGTTGTTGTTCCAACAGAAAGCTTGAGTATATCTCGTAGTAACCAAAATCCGGTACAGTAAGAATGTGTTTACCCTTCACCATTTCTCACAAGATGTCTATTATTGCTAGACaatatgaatgaatttgagGTTGGCTCCTTATATATAATACACATTTTACCGAAGCAATgacattttggcattttcatcTCAGTAATTCATACTATTTGGGAATTTTAATTTGAAagcatctatatctatatgtattgcagagaGGATTTTTAGCAGAGACCCTCTTAATGGCTtccaaacttctcattcttttttctagatttttgtatggattttaatacataaaatctaattaaaactttaaaatagtgGGTTATAACTAATTATATCActagtcaaatttaaaatttaaaactcttCCACTATCTCCTTCATAAACTGTTTAcagtttgttatttatactttaagttctttttacttcttaattaaataaaatacatTTGTCAAGCCAAAATTCTCGGGAATCATTGATTAGtctcattttaaaattattcacCCTATTATATCTTTGTCACTTTAACCCCTTTTATTCCTTCATTAAAGAGGATTAATCTAGCCAAATCCTCGAGATTATGTGATTAGTTCTATGTTTTAGTTCTTCacccaattatttttttattgcttTCCTTCTGGGTACAATAATCATTTGTCAAAATCTTCTAATGATATACTCGATTACtcttatttttaataatttatgttACAATTTCTAAATCAATTTTCTTGTGGTCTTAAACTTATCCTCTTTTTTTGTATTCAGCAAGTTTAGGGCACTTTAATAGGTTtgctttttataatttttatacttTTTATGTTGGATTTTATTCAGTaggttttttttaaagttttaaaatttgaatgttGAAATTATACTCTAACATTAAATTGGAGTATGTAAATAACAATTATAACATTTTATTTGCACTTAGAATAAACTCAATATTAATATCGTGCAAGCATCTAGATGACTTTTCATTTAGCACATGTACGCCAAAAAATGCatgtaaagaaaaatttatgtatgaattttaaattaataaagttgtaTTAAGAAGGTtgcttttggtggtattttagcaaaattttgattaaaaaagtTGTATTTCACCAAATTTACATCCGAAAGTTTACTTTGTTCTCGATGATTGCAATTCTATCTTTTTATTTgattaaaaacaattaaaaaatgcAGCAACTCGGAAAAATAATTCTAACTTTTTATATGTCCAAAAACACTTAAAAAGTGAGATAATGAATCCTAAATAGTGAAAGGATTAGAAATCTAGGTTAACCTAAAGAGTGAGATAATTATCTCTATTAAGTACTAAATCTAGGACTTCTACGCTAGGGTTTAGGCGCCTCTCTTCAATGTTGCGGAGGTACCTCAATCTATGGCGGCTGCTTGGCCGCCAAACCTTGGCCATGGAGAACTACCCCGCCCCTCCTTGCAGCGGGCGGTGACCTCTCTGCGGGAACGGATATTGGGACTCTGGGTTTCCATAGGGGGGAACTTGCGCTGGTGCTGTCTCAGCAAGAACTGTTAGGGCTGGCTGAACCTTACAAGAACGCATTAGTGTTGAGATTCGCATTCAACAGGCCAGCAATGGAGATCGTTCGGCGTTTCTTTGTGACGCTGGGGCTGAAGAGATCGTGTTCGGTGGGATTGCTGGACGCTAAACATGTGCTGATACGACCAGACCTTGAGGAAGATTACACGAGACTGTTTGTTAGACGCACATGGTTTATCCACAACTCTCCCATGCAAATCTCTAAGTGGACAATTGACTTTAAGGCTGGCCAGGATTGTGCCATAGCCCCCATCTGGGTGAACCTGCCGGGGCTACCTCTTCCTTTCTTTGATAGGAAATTGCTGCCGAAAATAGGCTCGCTGATAGGGAGGCCGCTGCAGGTGGATGCGGCAACATTGACCATGAAGAGACCATCCATAGTCAGGCTCCTAATTGAGGTTGATGTGGCCAAGCTTCCAATAAAGAGGCTTTGGCTAGGAGATGACCAACATGGGCAGTGGCAGAAGGTGGAATTCGAAAGTCGGCCTACTTTCTGTGGGCATTGCGAGAGGTTGGGTCATGGGGAGCAGGAGTGCTTTCGCCTCCACCTAGAACGTAGGCATGTCCGAAGGGAGATTGGGATTCCCAACCAAGCCTACATACCGAAGGAGCACAAGGAGAACGAATCCGTGACTGCGGCTCTCTTCGGCGAGCAGGAATGACCCGTAGTGGTGGCAAGACAGCGAGATGCGGAGCTAGTTGTGGAGCTCCAGGATGGGCTCCAGCAGGGTAGGATAGACTTGCCTGCTGCTCATGTTGTCCAGCCCACGGTGGTGGCAACAGGCCCGCCTTTGGGGCTTCACGACGTCAGTGAGGAGGATGGGCAGCGGGATGGGCACCAGGGGAGGAGTTTGGATTTGGCGGTGGTTCTGACCGCAGGCGAGGCAACTCAGGAAGACACTGTCACAGCAGGGGTGAAGGGCAGCCAACTGGGGAAAGGTGGTGTGGTGGTACTGGACAACTCCTTTGTAGTCCTAGGTTCCATGGAGGACAGGCTGGAGCTGCCGTCCCCTCGAGCAACGAAGGGGGGTCACTCAGTAGGAGTCCCATCTCCCTTGGAGTCGCCGCGAGCTTCGCTTTTGCAGCGATCATGCTCAGTGGACAGGCAGCTTCAGGAGTGATGCTCGGTCCTTGCCTTGAAGCAGTTTAAGGAGGCTTTGGATCACCGACTGAAAGACTCTCCTCTTCTGGATGTGCAGGTGCCTCGGGGAGCAGTGATTGATGCCCGCGATGCGGCGCTGCTGAACAACCTTTCCAGGAAAATGGGACGACCTGTAAACTACAACAAGAAGTTGCAGCTATTTTTCTCTCAAGCTAAGTCTTCTACCTTACCTAATGATAAGTCGCATTAATATTCTAGTTTGGAATGTACGGGGTATCTCCCGTAAGGATTCTCAAAGGTATCTGCATAAGTTATGTGCGGATAATCATATAAGATTACTTGTTTTGATTGAGCCTATGACGGATGCTTCGCAATTACCTTCAATTTGTCGTATGTTGCACTTTTCAAAGGGGTGTTCGGTTTTGGAAGGTAAAATGTGGGTTTTGTGGCAGGATGAGCTGGTGGCCTAGCTCTGTGAAGTAGGGGATCAACTGGCTAACATGGAGATAAGTTGGGGggaatttaccttccttttctCGGTAGTATATGCTAAATGTACATGAGTAGGGAGACGGGAGTTATGGAAGGCGATGGAGTCAATCCATGGCATTAATGAGGGCCCGTGGATGGTGGTGGGTGACTTCAATGTTATTTTGAATGCCCAGGAGCGCTCCGGGGGGGCACCTCCCAATCTCCGTAACATGGAAGAATTTAACGACGCGATTTTCAATTGTGGCCTAGCGGAGGTGGACTTCGATGGTTCGGCCTTCACTTGGACAAATGGGGCACTTTGGCAGCGTTTGGACAGAGCTTTATCCAACACCGCTTGGTCGGAATTATTTTCTACTACTACTGCCTCACACCTAATGCGGGGTCGTTCGTACCATGCTCCGCTCTTGATCAAGAGCGGATACCCAAGACACGGATCCCCGGCTTTTCATTTTCTGAATGTTTGGAAACGACACCCGAACTTCTTGTCAGTGGTTCAATAGTCGTGGCATGGGTCAGTTAATGCCGGCGATATGGTGGAGTTTTATCGGAAATTAGTTAACCTTAAACTGATCCTATGGCAATGGAGCAGGCAAGTTTTTGGTAACATTTTTCAGGCTGTCAAGGAAGCAGAGGAGGTGCTCCGTCAGAGCGAGAAGGAGTTCGAAGAGAGGCGAGATGCATTAGCGAAAGGAAAGCTAGGGGAAGCTCGGGCAAGTTATGCGAGGGCGCTAGCTGTGGAGTTCGAGTTCTGGTGACAAAAATCGTCAATCAGATGGCTTCGTGAAGGGGATGCCAATACCAAATTCTTTCATTCCGTAGTCAAGCAGCGGCGGAACACGAATTTCATAGGTCGGATAAAGGATGAGACGGGTCGTTGGGTGGAGGACGAGAGTGCCATTAAACACTCGGCCACTCAATTTTATCAAAGCTTGTTCACGTCAGAGCGTCAGGACAGGTGGCCCCCCTGTTGGATTTCCCGATCCCAAGAATCACTCATGCGGACAATGTTAAGTTACAGTGCCCTCCTACTTTGGAAGAGGTCAAAGAAGTGGTGTTTTCGCTCTCTCCTGAGAGCACTCCAGGCCCAGACGGCTTCGGAGCTGGCTTTTATCAGACATGTTGGCAAATCATAGGTGAGGATTTGGTCGATGCGGTTCAGGAGTTCTTTCAGGGGGTTCAGCAGCCGAGGGGATTCTCAAGTGCAGCTATTGTGCTGATCCCGAAGGTGCAAGGGGCGGCTCAATGGAAGGAT encodes:
- the LOC140005518 gene encoding uncharacterized protein, whose product is MESIHGINEGPWMVVGDFNVILNAQERSGGAPPNLRNMEEFNDAIFNCGLAEVDFDGSAFTWTNGALWQRLDRALSNTAWSELFSTTTASHLMRGRSYHAPLLIKSGYPRHGSPAFHFLNVWKRHPNFLQVFGNIFQAVKEAEEVLRQSEKEFEERRDALAKGKLGEARVAPLLDFPIPRITHADNVKLQCPPTLEEVKEVVFSLSPESTPGPDGFGAGFYQTCWQIIGEDLVDAVQEFFQGVQQPRGFSSAAIVLIPKVQGAAQWKDYRLISLCNVSSKVISKILANRLRAMLPRLISPWQTGFVPGRAITENILLAQELALDLDRKLRHSNLMLNST